The genomic window ATTCGTTTTATCAAATGATCCTGCAGGATAGACTTCAGTGCATAGCTCGTCTAAGGTAACAAATTTCCGTTAAGATATCCAACCAAAACATTCAATGTTCAAAATGCTCTTGCAAAGGGATTCTAAGGAGATAAGGATGAAAAAGACCTATATCTAGAAGATTTGATATCAAAAAGGTTATTACCCTATATTTATACAGCAAATTTATTTGCGAATTTTTGATATTTTTAATTAAATTCAACAATTTCAATCCAGTTGGAGTCTTTACCTGACTCATATCGATTCAAGGGTTCTAATTCACCAGTCTCTTGATTGATTGCATGTACAGATACATGACCTGATTCCTGTCCCGCTGCAATCACAAAATTACTACTAGGATCAATGTTAATACCGCGTGGCGTCTTTTCAGTATCATAACTTCCAATGTGTGTCAAATTCCCTGCGTGAGGTTCAACAGCAAATGCAGCAATTGTACTAGTAGCTCTTTCACTTACGTATACCCATCTGCCATCAGGTGTAATGTGAATATCAGCAACTCCAATAGTAGTAACTTCCCCATCTTCCATTTCTGGTGCACCATTTCCAGCTGAAGGAGTTGAAGGTTTAAAGCTTATGTTGAGAGGTATTGCTGAAATTCTCTGGATTTCAGTCAAATTCCCTGTTCTGTTATCTATCTTGTAAGAATAAACCATACCATCCATTTCATTCGAGACATAAACAAACCTGTTATTTGGTGAGAAATCAAAATGTCTTGGTCCAGAACCATCTTTAGTGTACACAACAGCTGGATCATTTGGTGTAAGAACTCCAGTGGATTCATTAAACAAAAATTGTTTTATCTGATCATTTCCCAAATGAGGCACATACACAAACCGATTTGATTGATCAACTAGTATTGAATGGGGATTAGGACCTGTGGAAATTACCTGAACAGGTTCTGATTGAACAAACCCCTTGGGGTCTATTGGATTCACAGCAATTTTTGCATCTGCATATGATACAGATAAAAGAAAACGGCCCGTTTGATCTACGGAGATGTATGCCATGTTATGGGGCAATGATTCTTTAGAAAGCTGAGTCAGGTTACCTGTCTCTGAATTAATCAAATAAGTAATCACTGAAAAAGGTTCTGAACGAATCGATGCATAAAGGAATCGATGATCTGGACTCAAGGCCATATGCTTTACATTTGGTCCAGCAGGTGCCTTTTCTACCATTTTCATATCGCCAGTTTTAGGATCTAACTTCATGACTGCAATGTCTCCATCTTCGCCATTAGAAACATACACAAATGTTCCATCCGAATAGGATTGATCTATTTCCATGAATAAAATTGGAACGATTAGCGCCGCTACAAAAATGGGAATCCTAAAAGCAAATAAAGTTTTTTTTTCTGTCATTAATAAATCGTATTGGTATCTATAACTAGTATAAATAAATTTCTTGTGTAAGTCAACAAAAATTCCAAGGGGATGTATCAAAATCTCCGATTGATTTCACGCTACGGATGTGTGGTCGGACTATATTTTTCCGGTATAAATTTGAGGTTAAATACTAAGATATGATTAGTATTGATCCTTTTCTAACTATATATTTGTTGTATTATTAGATCGCTTTACAAATCATCTGAATCTTATCTGAAAATCTAAAAACATTTAGATCACATACCTTTTATCCTATTCTATATTTTTTGAT from Candidatus Nitrosocosmicus arcticus includes these protein-coding regions:
- a CDS encoding lactonase family protein; this encodes MTEKKTLFAFRIPIFVAALIVPILFMEIDQSYSDGTFVYVSNGEDGDIAVMKLDPKTGDMKMVEKAPAGPNVKHMALSPDHRFLYASIRSEPFSVITYLINSETGNLTQLSKESLPHNMAYISVDQTGRFLLSVSYADAKIAVNPIDPKGFVQSEPVQVISTGPNPHSILVDQSNRFVYVPHLGNDQIKQFLFNESTGVLTPNDPAVVYTKDGSGPRHFDFSPNNRFVYVSNEMDGMVYSYKIDNRTGNLTEIQRISAIPLNISFKPSTPSAGNGAPEMEDGEVTTIGVADIHITPDGRWVYVSERATSTIAAFAVEPHAGNLTHIGSYDTEKTPRGINIDPSSNFVIAAGQESGHVSVHAINQETGELEPLNRYESGKDSNWIEIVEFN